The genomic window TACACCAACGCGATGGTTGTTGTCGAAGGTCAATTCTGCTGCTGCAAAATGCGGCGAATTCATTGACAACTTGAAGCTGAGAGACTATGCTATTCGTGTTACTTCAGATATGATTCGGACCGTTAATGAGTACTTGAATCGCTCGGAGGTACCTTCCAAAGAACGTGATGACGTGATGGCGTATGTAGCTGATATGTGGATCAGATTGATTGCGCCTTTAGCTCCCCATGCAGCTGAAGAAATGTGGGAGAAAATGGGACATGATGATTACATATCACTCGCTTCTTGGCCTGAAGCTGATGATCAACTCATTGACCCAACGGCTGAGCAGGCTCACGAAATTGTGCAACGAGCTATTGATGATGTAGAGGAAATCCAAAAACTGCTCAAGGATGAAACTCCTGAACAGGTCCATCTATATGTGTCCCCTCAGTGGAAATTTGATGCGCTTGACAGCGTTGAGGAAGCAGACTTGCCGATTGTGACCGGCAAGATTATGGGCCACCTGATGTCGCAGGAGCAATTCCGAGACCACGGTGGGGACGTCAAGAAGGTTGTCGATAGAATTTTGAAAGAAAATGGCGTCTGGGACTACTCAGATAGTGCTGAGCAGGAGCTGGCTATATTCAACGATGCTGAAGATTACATGAGCGCAGCCTTGGACCTAGATGTCCATGTTCATGATGCAGCAGACCCTGAGTATGATCCAAAAGGCAAAGCAAAATTCGCTCTGCCAGGCCGTCCATCGCTTTATTTGGAATAGATCTGTTTCCTCTATTGCTGCAGAGGAATCACTATCCTCTGCCTGCAACTCACATGGGTCTGGCTATCACTATGTTTCCTGAGCTTGAGGTCCATATTCCTGTAAGTATGCAAACGGTTACAGGAACAACAATGAAGGCTATCCCACGAGGGACATAGGCGAA from Candidatus Thorarchaeota archaeon includes these protein-coding regions:
- a CDS encoding class I tRNA ligase family protein, giving the protein TPTRWLLSKVNSAAAKCGEFIDNLKLRDYAIRVTSDMIRTVNEYLNRSEVPSKERDDVMAYVADMWIRLIAPLAPHAAEEMWEKMGHDDYISLASWPEADDQLIDPTAEQAHEIVQRAIDDVEEIQKLLKDETPEQVHLYVSPQWKFDALDSVEEADLPIVTGKIMGHLMSQEQFRDHGGDVKKVVDRILKENGVWDYSDSAEQELAIFNDAEDYMSAALDLDVHVHDAADPEYDPKGKAKFALPGRPSLYLE